Genomic segment of Staphylococcus muscae:
ATATCGGAAAATATCCTATGAAGAAAAATTAGAAACTTTGTTCTAATAAATCTCTCAATGCTTTACACCGCAATTTTAAACAGGCTATAATCTAATTAAGAAGTGTATTAAAAAAGTAATAATGGAGATGCGCACACGTGTTATTTTAGAAATTGATTTTAAATATTTCTATATGTAGCGTAAAAGAAAGGATGAAGAAAGTGTCAAAAGATAATTTCAAGGATGAATTTGAACGCAATCGTCAAGAAATCAATCCGACTAAAGAAGACCTATCAACAGCTGATGACACATCAAACGAAGAAACAGATGCATCAGCCAACAATAATATGCAATATTTTCCACCACGAAATACACAAAGAAGACATCGAAAACGTGAACGCAATCAGCATAACGTAAATGAACAAACTGATTCGAATGAAACAGAATCATCTAAGCAACCTGAACAACATGCGAAACCAGTCATAAAGCCTGAATCAGACAAACAAGAAACGAGTGCAACAGATTCAAATCAAACTACGAAACAAACAGATAATCATAAGAAAAATCTAGGTGCTAGCGCAGGTGTTGCAGCTGGTGCAGATGCTGTTAATTCTAATAAACAAGATGCTAAAGCAAATAGCAAAACAACAACAGATTCAACAAACAAAGATGATAAAACACACACAACAGATAACATAGATTCTGTGGGTGGTGGTGTAATCGCTTCGAAAGCACACAACACAAAAACCAACTCTGATGATCAGCCATCATCTAACAAAGACAATAAAAAGAATGTGGCTGCCACTGGTGCAGCAACAGGTGCAGGCATGGCTGCTTCTAAAGGACAAGGTGACAAAGCGTATTCTGATACAAAATCATCATCTAATAAAGATGATAAAAAGAATGCGGCAGCCGCTGGTGCAGCAACTGGTGCAGGTGTGGCTGCTACTTCTAAAGGACAGACTACTAATGCTAAAACTGACTCAAAATCATCGTCAAACAAGGACGGTAAAAAGAAAGCAGCTGCTGCCACTGCGGGAGGTGTAGTTGCTGGTGCAAGTGCAACAACTGCTTCAGCTAAAAATAGTGAGACACCTAACACATCTGTATCAAATGGTACAAGCGGTGGCGGGTTCTTAATGCGAATCCTCCCAATTATCGCAGCAATTTTAATTCTTGGAACAATCGCTATTTTTGGTGGTATGTATTTATTCAATCAAGATCAGGGTTCAGGTCAAAACGATACCCAGCTTACACAACAATCTGATAAAAATGATAAAGAACAAGCGAAGAAAGAACAAGAAGCGAAAGAAAAAGCTGAAAAAGAAAAGGCTGAAAAAGAAAAGGCTGCTAAAGAACAGGAAGCAAAAGAAAAAGCAGAGAAAGAAAGAATTGCGAAAGAAAAAGCCGAAAAAGAGAAGGCCGCTAAAGAACAAGAAGGACAAAATGCAGGCAACAATCAAAATACGAATAATCAATATGCGAATCAAAACGGAAATCAACAAAACGCACAACAACAACAAAATGCTGGTAATCAGTCACATACGGTAGGTGGTAGTGAAAACTTATACCGTATTGCGATTCAATATTATGGTAGTGGATCTCCTGAAAATGTCGAAAAGATTAGACAAGCAAACGGAATTAGTGGTAACAACATTAGTAATGGACAACAATTGATTATTCCATAATATTTTATAAAAAGAAGTATCCCATATTTACTTGACGGTAAAAAGGATACTTCTTTTTGTATATGTCACAGCAACTTGCATTGTCAAAACTTATTCATTTAGTTTACTTTAAAAAGTTGCTATAATATTCGGGGATTAGATAGATAAAATGTACGCAAATACCATGCTAGTATGCGAATAGGAGGCAACACTAATTCTAAAGTAGCATAATATGACAGAGTGGTTCATATTTTTAGTTTTAGTAGTAAAGATGAAAACAATTGAAAGCATTATTATCGGTGGCGGACCATGTGGTTTGAGTGCTGCAATCGAACAGCAAAAGAAAGGCATTGAAACATTAATTATTGAAAAAGGGAATGTTGTAGAAGCCCTTTATCATTACCCAACACATCAAACTTTCTTTTCTTCAAGTGACAAACTCAGTATCGGTGATGTGCCATTTATTGTTGAAGACTTAAAACCACGCCGAAACCAAGCGCTCGTTTATTATCGAGAAGTCGTCAAACATCATCAATTAAAAGTTAATACTTTTGAAGAAGTATTAACCGTTCGTAAAATGAACAATCACTTTACGATTACAACAACAAAAGATGTCTATCAATGCCGATTCTTGACAATTGCAACAGGTTATTATGGTCAACCAAATGCATTGGAGGTTGATGGCGCTACTTTACCAAAAGTAATGCACTATTTTAAAGAAGCTCATCCATACTTCAATCAAAATGTCGTTATTATCGGTGGTAAAAACTCAGCAGTTGATGCTGCGATTGAGTTGGAAAAAGCCAATGCTAATGTGACAGTTATTTATCGTGGTTCAGATTATTCACCATCTGTAAAACCATGGATATTACCGAATTTTGATTCGCTTGTTCGTCGCGGAAATATCGATATGTATTTCGATAGTCATGTAACAGAAATTACAGACTCAACAGTTACTTTTGAGACTAATGGCGAGACAAAAACAATAGACAATGACTTTGTATTTGCAATGATTGGTTATCACCCAGATTATGATTTTCTAACATCAGTTGGTATCGATATTAATACGACAAGTTATGGAACAGCACCTGTCTATAATAAAGATACGTATGAAACAAATGTCGAAAATTGTTATATCGCAGGGGTTATTGCTGCAGGGACAGATGCAAATAGTATCTTCATAGAAAATGGCAAATATCATGGTGTATCTATCGCACAAGATATTTTAACTAAAAAGCAATCACCATTAGAATCGTAATGACATATAAAAAGTGAGCGGAAGACCTCATCGTGGTCTACCACTCACTTTTTTATATTTTATTGTTGCCCAATGAAGACAACTTGGCTAAAAAGAATACAGCTCGTCTTTTGTAGTGTTTAGCTTAATTGCTAAGCCAGATTCTGTACTCATATTTGAATGACGTAAACCAGAATCCAGATTTGCATAGACAGATAAAACATCTAAACCAAAATCAATGATTGTCATATTGATATCTGGTTCTATAAAATAAACTTCAGAAACAGGAGGTGTAAGTTCAAAACACTTCAAGTTCTTCATATCACTACTAAACATAACAAAATCTGTCACAATCGTGTGTTTCTCAAATGTACTAGAAACATCAAAATAAAATACCGTCATTTGATCTTCCATTTTTATATTTTATAAAGAAAAAAATGATGGATCCTTGACTTTCTAAGAATGAAATAACTTTCAGTACAACTGTGTTTGAAGTCATTTTTAATGTCCTTTTCTTCAACTTGATAGGAAGATTTTATAAATTTTTACTTTGGAAGACCAATCAACAAATTCTGAGTATACATTTTTCGTTAGAGAAGATAGTATGCTCACAATGAATCCATCACATCATCTACTCACTCAACTATTATCACGCTAAAGTAAACAAGTGTGTTACGAACTTGAAGTCGACCTTCAGCCTTCAATTTTTAATTAATCATTAAAATAGTGACGAATTTGATCATGATCGTAATGATTGCTTAGTGCGACTAATAGTTTCAACCGCGCCTTCTGTCCATTCAAACCGTTAGAGAAGATGACACCTTTATTTTGCAACTGGTGTCCACCTCCTGCATAACTGTAAACAGCACTCACAATTCCATTAAATGAGCGTGATACGAGCACAATTGGAATTTGAGCTGCGAGACATTTGTCCAATCCACTTAATGCAGTAGGTGGTAAGTTACCTTGACCTAAAGCTTCAATCACAATACCATCGACTTGCTGGTCTGCGTAAAATGACAACACTTCACTCCCCATATCCATATATGCTTTGATTAACGGAACATTCAGGCGCGTATCAATCTCAGACAAAGTGGTTTTGTCATATGGTCGATGGTGGAAATAAATACCTGACTTCGTAATAACACCTAAAGGACCATGATTGGGGCTTTGAAATGTATTCGTATTTGATGTGTGGGTTTTCGTCACATTACGTGCTGTATGTATTTCATCATTAAATACAACCATAACGCCTTTGTGATGAGATGCATCTGCTACGGCAACACGAATAGATGCAATAAAGTTGTATAGACCATCTGAGCCAATTTCATTAGATGAACGCATCGCACCCGTGATAACAACTGGTTTTGTGATTGAAAGTGTCAGGTCGAGAAGAAAAGCTGTTTCTTCTAATGTATCTGTACCATGAGTGATAACGAACCCATCAAATTCATCGCAGTGCGACATAATGAGTTGTCTAATTTCATCGACATGACGAATTGAAATGTGTGGAGATGGAACAGTAAAAGGCATCACTTCTTTAATATTGGCGTATGTTTGTATCAGCTCTTGATGATTCGCAATAGGATTATCGCCATTTGTGTTGACTGTATTTGATTCATCTTGAGACATACTAATCGTTCCGCCTGTATGTATCACTAATATTTTTTTCATTTGATTTCCTCCTGTTAAATAGTTCCCTTATTATGATAAAATATTGACATACAAACAACAACAAGGAAGGTTTATGATGACTGCTATTAATATTGCGATTGATGGACCGGCGGCGGCTGGAAAAAGTACCATTGCTAAACGCGTTGCAACAGAACTAAATATGATTTATGTCGATACTGGTGCCATGTACCGTGCGATTACTTATTTTTATTTAAATAACAAACAGCATTTTGACGACTTTGAATCAATGATGGGTCATGTCGATTTAAATTTGGTATATGATGAAGTGAAAGGGCAGCGCGTCATTTTAAATGATGATGATGTAACGGATTACTTACGCAGTAATGAAGTGACAGAAAATGTCTCATACGTTGCTTCAAAAGATGCTGTGCGTAAATACTTAGTAAGCGCACAGCAATTACTTGCTGAAAATAAAGGCATTGTGATGGATGGTCGTGATATCGGTACCACAGTTCTTCCAAATGCAGAAGTAAAGGTCTATATGATTGCCTCTGTTGAAGAACGCGCACATCGTCGTTTGAAAGATAATGCCGAACGTGGTATCCCGTCGACACTTGAACAACTGAAAAAAGATATTGCCGATCGTGATGCTTACGATATGAACCGTGACATCTCACCACTTGTCAAAGCACAAGATGCTGTTGAAATTAATACAACAGGGATGACCATTGAAGCAGTAACAGAACGTATTCTACAACTTGCAAAAGACGCAAAAGCAAAATAAGTTAGAAATGTGGAAATTTCTTGACAATTTGTGTCATTTGTAAGATGTTATTAATATGTAGTAATACAAGGAGGCATATAAGATGACAGAAGAATTCAATGAATCAATGATTACAGACATTAAAGAAGGCGACAAGGTTACAGGTGAAGTACAACAAATTAATGACAAACATGTCGTTGTACATGTAAACGGCGCAAAATTCAATGGGATTATCCCAATCAGCCAATTGACAACACATCACGTAGAAGATGCTAATGAAGTTGTTAAAGTTGGCGACGAAATTGGAGCATACGTAACAAAAATCGAAATTGACGAAGAAAACGAATCTGGTAGTTATATCTTATCTAAACGTCAATTAGAAGAAGAAAAATCGTATGAATTCTTACAAGAGAAACTCGATAACAATGAAACAATTGAAGCGACTGTTACAGAGGTTGTTAAAGGTGGATTAGTTGTAGATGTAGGTCAACGTGGCTTTATTCCTGCATCACTGATTTCAACTGATTACATTGAAGATTTCTCTGATTATGAAGGCAAAGTACTTGAACTTAAAGTTGAAGAGCTAGACCCTTCAAATAATCGTGTCATCCTTAGCCGTAAAGCCGTTGAAGCGGAAGAAAATGCAAAGAAAAAAGAAGCGCTTTTAAACTCTATTAAAGAAGGCGACGTTTTAGAAGGCAAAGTTGCCCGTCTTGCTAACTTTGGTGCTTTTATCGATCTTGGCGGTGTTGACGGTTTGGTTCACGTATCTGAGTTATCTCACGAACACGTTTCTTCTCCTGACGAAGTTGTAGCTGTTGGTGATACAGTAAAAGTCAAAGTACGTTCTGTTGAGCCAGGTTCTGAACGTGTATCTTTATCTATTAAAGATACTTTACCGAGCCCATTCGAAACAATTCAATCAAAATTTAACGAAGGCGATGTTGTAGAAGGTAAAGTCATGCGCCTTGCAAGCTTCGGTGCCTTCGTTGAGATTGGACCTGGATTACAAGGTCTCGTACACATCTCTGAAATCAGCAACAAACATATCGGTTCTCCAAATGAAGTGTTAGAACCAGGCCAAACAGTAGATGCTAAAATTTTAGGTATTAATCCTGCTGAAGAACGTATCTCACTTTCTATTAAAGCAGCAGCACCTGCTGAAGAGACGAACGAAGCATCACCAGAAACAACAGAACAATATACACTATCAACAGACGATGACAGCAACAACCCAACTTTAGGGGATGTATTCGCTGATAAATTTAAAAACCTTAACCTTTAATTCATTAATGTCTAAGCGCAGACTGATAAGTTACACTATGTAGCTTATCAGTCTATTATTTTGTGGTGAAGACTTGTCACATATACGCTTTTAACTTAAATTCGTTATTATGTCTGATTGCTTTCCAGTTTTCCTTATCACAAAAGACCATGCTATAATACAAATAATGAAAAATTCACATTTAAGAGGACTGAGATAGAGAAACTATCCTACTCCCTAAAAAGAAACACAACTAGCATTATGAAAAGGTGTAGAAATGATATTTTTTGAAAAACGACATTTCTGTGATGGATATGCTAGAATAATAAAGATATTGATAGAGAGGAAGAACAATTATGACGAAACCAGTAGTGGCGATTGTAGGTCGCCCAAACGTTGGGAAATCAACGATATTTAACCGTATTGTTGGCGAACGTGTCTCTATTGTAGAAGATACACCAGGTATTACACGAGATCGAATTTATGCAAGTGGTGATTGGCTTACACATGATTTTAATATAATCGATACAGGTGGTATTGAAATAGGAGACGCACCATTCCAAACGCAAATTCGTGCACAAGCTGAAATTGCGATTGATGAAGCGGACGTCATCATCTTTATGACGAATGTTCGTGAAGGTGTTACACAAAGCGACGAGATGGTTGCTCAAATGCTTTATAAGTCAAAAAAGCCTGTGGTACTTGCCGTAAACAAAGTTGATAACCCTGAAATGCGCAACGATATTTATGATTTCTATACATTAGGATTTGGCGAACCATATCCACTTTCAGGATCACACGGTCTTGGACTAGGCGACTTGTTAGAAGCAGTCGCAAAACACTTCAAACCTGAAGAAGAAGACCCATATGATGATTCTGTTATCAGATTATCATTGATTGGTCGCCCAAATGTTGGTAAATCTAGTCTTGTTAACGCAATATTAGGTGAAGAACGTGTCATCGTTTCAAATATTGCAGGGACAACACGTGATGCGATTGATACAGAATATAGTTATGACGGACAAGATTATGTCCTTATTGATACAGCAGGGATGCGTAAAAAAGGGAAAGTGTATGAAACGACAGAAAAATATTCTGTCCTACGTGCGCTAAAGGCGATTGAACGTTCTAATGTTGTACTCGTCGTCTTAGACGCAGAAGCAGGAATCATTGAACAAGATAAGCGTGTTGCTGGCTATGCCCATGAAGAAGGTAAAGCCATCGTCATCGTTGTCAACAAATGGGATACGTTAGAAAAAGACAGTAAAACGATGAAACGTTTTATGGATGATATTCGTAATAACTTCCAATTTTTAGATTATGCACAAATCGCATTCGTATCAGCTAAAGAAGGAACACGTTTACGTACGCTATTCCCACTGATTAATGAAGCGAGTGAAAATCATAAAAAACGTGTTCAAAGTTCTACATTAAACGAAGTTATCACTGATGCAATTTCTATGAACCCAACGCCAACAGATAAAGGTCGTCGCTTAAATATTTTCTATACAACACAAGTTGCGATTGAACCACCGACATTTGTTGTATTCGTTAACGATGTAGAGCTCATGCACTTTTCTTATAAACGCTATTTAGAAAATCAAATTCGAAGTGCCTTTGGTTTTGAAGGTACACCCGTACACATTATCGCTCGTAAGCGAAATTAGTAAAATGGAGGGCATATCAATATGACTGCAATTACAGTATTCGGTACAGGGAGTTTTGGTACAGCATTAGCGAATGTCCTAGCAGACAATGGGCACGACACATTGATGTGGGGGAAAACAGCCAAAACTGTTGAAGAAATCAATACGAAACATACAAACTCTGCGTATTTAAAAGAAGCAACGATGAATAATGCAGTTCGTGCAACGACTGATATTCAATCAGCTGTCGATCATGCAGATATTTATTTGGTTGCAATACCTACTAAAGCTATTCGTACAGTATTATCACAAGTTGATGAACGATTAACTTCAAAGAAACAGTTCATTCATGTAGCAAAAGGGATTGAAAATAAAACTTTCAAACGTGTTTCAGAAATGATTGAAGACGAGATTTCTCTTGAACACAATGGGGGTGTCGGTGTCTTGTCCGGCCCAAGTCACGCTGAAGAAGTTGTTATTCAACAGCCGACAACTGTTGCAGCAGCTTCAAGTTGTCCCGAATTATGCAAAACCATTCAAGACTTATTTATGACAGATTATTTACGTGTCTATACGAATGAAGATTTGATTGGTGTTGAAATCGGCGGGGCACTGAAAAATATAATTGCGATAGCGAGTGGCGTTCTTGCTGGCTTAGGTTATGGTGATAATGCAAAAGCTGCACTCATTACACGTGGTTTGGCCGAAATTACACGACTTGGTGTCAAGTTAGGTGCAGACCCACTGACATTCCAAGGTTTAGGAGGAATTGGTGATTTGATTGTGACATGTACATCAACACATTCACGCAACTACTCGCTAGGCTTTGCACTTGGAAGTGGAAAAACATTGCAAGAAATACTCGATGAAATGAACATGGTTGCTGAAGGTGTTTATACAACCGAATCTGTTTATCACTTAGCGAAACAAATGGATGTTGAT
This window contains:
- the cmk gene encoding (d)CMP kinase codes for the protein MTAINIAIDGPAAAGKSTIAKRVATELNMIYVDTGAMYRAITYFYLNNKQHFDDFESMMGHVDLNLVYDEVKGQRVILNDDDVTDYLRSNEVTENVSYVASKDAVRKYLVSAQQLLAENKGIVMDGRDIGTTVLPNAEVKVYMIASVEERAHRRLKDNAERGIPSTLEQLKKDIADRDAYDMNRDISPLVKAQDAVEINTTGMTIEAVTERILQLAKDAKAK
- the der gene encoding ribosome biogenesis GTPase Der, encoding MTKPVVAIVGRPNVGKSTIFNRIVGERVSIVEDTPGITRDRIYASGDWLTHDFNIIDTGGIEIGDAPFQTQIRAQAEIAIDEADVIIFMTNVREGVTQSDEMVAQMLYKSKKPVVLAVNKVDNPEMRNDIYDFYTLGFGEPYPLSGSHGLGLGDLLEAVAKHFKPEEEDPYDDSVIRLSLIGRPNVGKSSLVNAILGEERVIVSNIAGTTRDAIDTEYSYDGQDYVLIDTAGMRKKGKVYETTEKYSVLRALKAIERSNVVLVVLDAEAGIIEQDKRVAGYAHEEGKAIVIVVNKWDTLEKDSKTMKRFMDDIRNNFQFLDYAQIAFVSAKEGTRLRTLFPLINEASENHKKRVQSSTLNEVITDAISMNPTPTDKGRRLNIFYTTQVAIEPPTFVVFVNDVELMHFSYKRYLENQIRSAFGFEGTPVHIIARKRN
- a CDS encoding asparaginase → MKKILVIHTGGTISMSQDESNTVNTNGDNPIANHQELIQTYANIKEVMPFTVPSPHISIRHVDEIRQLIMSHCDEFDGFVITHGTDTLEETAFLLDLTLSITKPVVITGAMRSSNEIGSDGLYNFIASIRVAVADASHHKGVMVVFNDEIHTARNVTKTHTSNTNTFQSPNHGPLGVITKSGIYFHHRPYDKTTLSEIDTRLNVPLIKAYMDMGSEVLSFYADQQVDGIVIEALGQGNLPPTALSGLDKCLAAQIPIVLVSRSFNGIVSAVYSYAGGGHQLQNKGVIFSNGLNGQKARLKLLVALSNHYDHDQIRHYFND
- a CDS encoding NAD(P)H-dependent glycerol-3-phosphate dehydrogenase — translated: MTAITVFGTGSFGTALANVLADNGHDTLMWGKTAKTVEEINTKHTNSAYLKEATMNNAVRATTDIQSAVDHADIYLVAIPTKAIRTVLSQVDERLTSKKQFIHVAKGIENKTFKRVSEMIEDEISLEHNGGVGVLSGPSHAEEVVIQQPTTVAAASSCPELCKTIQDLFMTDYLRVYTNEDLIGVEIGGALKNIIAIASGVLAGLGYGDNAKAALITRGLAEITRLGVKLGADPLTFQGLGGIGDLIVTCTSTHSRNYSLGFALGSGKTLQEILDEMNMVAEGVYTTESVYHLAKQMDVDMPITNALYHVLFESQPVEEALKDLMGRTKKSE
- the ypdA gene encoding bacillithiol disulfide reductase YpdA, with the protein product MKTIESIIIGGGPCGLSAAIEQQKKGIETLIIEKGNVVEALYHYPTHQTFFSSSDKLSIGDVPFIVEDLKPRRNQALVYYREVVKHHQLKVNTFEEVLTVRKMNNHFTITTTKDVYQCRFLTIATGYYGQPNALEVDGATLPKVMHYFKEAHPYFNQNVVIIGGKNSAVDAAIELEKANANVTVIYRGSDYSPSVKPWILPNFDSLVRRGNIDMYFDSHVTEITDSTVTFETNGETKTIDNDFVFAMIGYHPDYDFLTSVGIDINTTSYGTAPVYNKDTYETNVENCYIAGVIAAGTDANSIFIENGKYHGVSIAQDILTKKQSPLES
- the rpsA gene encoding 30S ribosomal protein S1 codes for the protein MTEEFNESMITDIKEGDKVTGEVQQINDKHVVVHVNGAKFNGIIPISQLTTHHVEDANEVVKVGDEIGAYVTKIEIDEENESGSYILSKRQLEEEKSYEFLQEKLDNNETIEATVTEVVKGGLVVDVGQRGFIPASLISTDYIEDFSDYEGKVLELKVEELDPSNNRVILSRKAVEAEENAKKKEALLNSIKEGDVLEGKVARLANFGAFIDLGGVDGLVHVSELSHEHVSSPDEVVAVGDTVKVKVRSVEPGSERVSLSIKDTLPSPFETIQSKFNEGDVVEGKVMRLASFGAFVEIGPGLQGLVHISEISNKHIGSPNEVLEPGQTVDAKILGINPAEERISLSIKAAAPAEETNEASPETTEQYTLSTDDDSNNPTLGDVFADKFKNLNL